Proteins encoded in a region of the Methylobacterium radiotolerans JCM 2831 genome:
- the coxB gene encoding cytochrome c oxidase subunit II has product MRTVRTINRSLWSLAALGALLFPISGAQAAGFGQPVPWEMDRQIPVTENARDILNFEIGLHWLSLAISVFVLGLILWCVYRFGEKRNPTPSRTTHNTAIEIAWTIVPVLILVAVAIPSFRLLRTQLSDPKADMIVKVIGHAWYWSYEYPQTEAGGGFTFDANLDEDKQPRLLQTDNEMVVPVNKIVKIQVTAADVLHSWAMPAFGFKIDAVPGRLNQMWFKADKEGTFHGQCSELCGQRHAYMPIVVRVVSEQAYADWLKEAKTKYARIDTGTSVAEAR; this is encoded by the coding sequence ATGCGGACGGTGCGGACGATCAACCGGTCACTCTGGAGCCTCGCCGCTCTCGGCGCCCTGCTCTTCCCGATATCCGGCGCGCAGGCCGCGGGCTTCGGTCAGCCCGTGCCGTGGGAGATGGACCGGCAGATCCCGGTCACCGAGAACGCGCGCGACATCCTGAACTTCGAGATCGGACTGCACTGGCTGTCCCTTGCCATCTCGGTCTTCGTCCTCGGACTCATCCTCTGGTGCGTCTACCGCTTCGGCGAGAAGCGGAACCCGACGCCCTCGCGGACCACGCACAACACCGCCATCGAGATCGCCTGGACGATCGTGCCGGTGCTGATCCTAGTCGCCGTGGCGATCCCGTCCTTCCGCCTGCTGCGCACGCAGCTCTCGGATCCGAAGGCCGACATGATCGTCAAGGTCATCGGCCATGCCTGGTACTGGTCGTACGAGTACCCGCAGACGGAGGCCGGCGGCGGCTTCACGTTCGATGCCAACCTCGACGAGGACAAGCAGCCGCGCCTGCTCCAGACCGACAACGAGATGGTCGTTCCGGTCAACAAGATCGTGAAGATCCAGGTCACCGCCGCCGACGTGCTGCATTCCTGGGCGATGCCGGCCTTCGGCTTCAAGATCGACGCCGTCCCAGGCCGGCTGAACCAGATGTGGTTCAAGGCCGACAAGGAGGGCACGTTCCACGGCCAGTGCTCGGAGCTGTGCGGACAGCGCCACGCCTACATGCCGATCGTGGTTCGCGTGGTCAGCGAGCAGGCCTACGCCGACTGGCTGAAGGAGGCGAAGACCAAGTACGCCCGCATCGACACCGGCACGAGCGTCGCCGAGGCGCGCTGA
- a CDS encoding cytochrome c oxidase subunit 3, translating to MAEAHAKNHDFHILNPSPWPLLGAFSGFLMAFGAVFWMKSLQIGTLSPGPYIFGAGTIGVLYTMYAWWKDVAHEANSGDHTRVVQLHHRYGMMMFIASEVMFFVAWFWAYFEAALYTADPIQVSRVEFTGGVWPPKGIEAFDPWHLPLLNTLILLTSGTTVTWAHHALIEGDRKGLKYGLWLTIILGVLFTACQAYEYSHAEFGFSGSIYSSTFFMATGFHGAHVIIGTIFLAVCLFRAYAGQFTPRQHLGFEFAAWYWHFVDVVWLFLFAAIYVWGSGVFHGGGAH from the coding sequence ATGGCCGAGGCGCACGCCAAGAATCACGACTTTCACATCCTGAATCCGAGCCCGTGGCCGTTGCTCGGGGCCTTCTCGGGCTTCCTCATGGCGTTCGGCGCTGTGTTCTGGATGAAGAGCCTCCAGATCGGCACCCTGAGCCCGGGACCCTACATCTTCGGGGCCGGCACGATCGGCGTTCTCTACACCATGTACGCGTGGTGGAAGGACGTCGCGCACGAGGCCAATTCCGGCGACCATACCCGCGTCGTGCAGTTGCACCACCGCTACGGCATGATGATGTTCATCGCCTCCGAGGTGATGTTCTTCGTCGCGTGGTTCTGGGCCTACTTCGAGGCCGCCCTCTACACCGCCGACCCGATCCAGGTCTCGCGCGTGGAGTTCACCGGCGGTGTCTGGCCGCCGAAAGGCATCGAGGCGTTCGATCCCTGGCACCTGCCGCTCCTCAACACGCTGATCCTGCTGACCTCGGGCACCACCGTGACCTGGGCGCACCACGCGCTGATCGAGGGCGACCGCAAGGGCCTGAAGTACGGCCTGTGGCTGACCATCATCCTCGGCGTCCTGTTCACCGCCTGCCAAGCCTACGAGTACAGCCACGCCGAATTCGGCTTCTCGGGCAGCATCTACTCGTCGACCTTCTTCATGGCGACGGGCTTCCACGGCGCCCACGTGATCATCGGCACGATCTTCCTGGCAGTGTGCCTGTTCCGCGCCTACGCGGGCCAGTTCACGCCCCGTCAGCACCTCGGCTTCGAGTTCGCCGCCTGGTACTGGCACTTCGTCGATGTCGTGTGGCTGTTCCTGTTCGCCGCCATCTACGTGTGGGGCTCCGGCGTGTTCCACGGTGGCGGCGCTCACTGA
- a CDS encoding cytochrome c oxidase assembly protein has protein sequence MTLPPSGPSRAATRTALACAGLAIGMVGLAFASVPLYDAFCKATGYDGTPRQGPALSASAARTDDSMVVHFDTNVAPGLPWKFIPEVSSVEAKLGETKTVFFRVQNTGSTPSAGVATFNVQPGLMGGYFVKIACFCFNEQTLQPGETLDVPVVFYVDPAVRDDSNTAHLSEMTLSYTYFASKNGQPVKATVAKSSSPGTKGDF, from the coding sequence ATGACACTTCCTCCTTCAGGACCGAGCCGGGCCGCGACGCGAACAGCCCTCGCCTGCGCGGGTCTCGCCATCGGCATGGTCGGCCTCGCCTTCGCGTCGGTGCCGCTCTACGACGCCTTCTGCAAGGCAACCGGCTACGACGGCACGCCCCGGCAGGGGCCGGCGCTCTCGGCCTCAGCGGCGCGGACCGACGACAGCATGGTCGTCCACTTCGACACGAACGTCGCGCCGGGCCTGCCCTGGAAGTTCATCCCGGAGGTGAGCAGCGTCGAGGCGAAGCTCGGCGAGACCAAGACGGTCTTCTTCCGTGTGCAGAATACCGGCAGCACGCCCTCGGCGGGGGTCGCCACCTTCAACGTCCAGCCGGGGCTGATGGGCGGCTATTTCGTCAAGATCGCCTGCTTCTGCTTCAACGAGCAGACGCTCCAGCCGGGCGAGACGTTGGACGTGCCGGTGGTCTTCTACGTCGATCCGGCCGTGCGGGACGACTCGAACACCGCGCATCTCTCGGAGATGACGCTATCCTACACGTACTTCGCCTCCAAGAACGGCCAGCCGGTCAAGGCGACGGTGGCGAAATCGTCTTCTCCGGGCACGAAGGGCGATTTCTGA
- the gltB gene encoding glutamate synthase large subunit produces the protein MSQRRPADEFAASTAQAAAPRGGAMPLIVRDPALPKAQGSYDPAHERDACGVGFIADMHDRRTHAIVEQGLKILENLDHRGAVGADPKMGDGCGILTQIPHGFFAEECSRLGFELPPAGSYAIGQFFMPKAEEPRAIIQEIVESALAAEGLPLLGWRDVPVDPEDLGDAVKATEPHHRQVFIGRPASVTDQDAFERRVYVARKVISNKVYGLDDPRVKEFYPVSVSTRTIVYKGMVLVTQLGGYFLDLKDDRFVSAIALVHQRFATNTFPTWRLSHPYRMVAHNGEINTLRGNVNWMAARQASVDSDLFGNDISKLWPISYEGQSDTACFDNALEFLVQGGYPLAHAMMMLIPEAWAGNPLMSEERRAFYEYHAALMEPWDGPAAVAFTDGRQIGATLDRNGLRPARYIVTDDGLVVLASEMGTLPIPDEKIVQSWRLQPGRMLLIDLQKGRIVSDEEIKGELAAAHPYADWVKNTQIVLEDLRPVQPRESRGDVSLLDRQQAFGYTQEDLKLLMQPMAVTGQEAVGSMGTDTPLSALSEKSKLLYTYFKQNFAQVTNPPIDPIREEAVMSLVSFIGPRPNLLDMEGASRRKRLEVRQPILTNADLEKIRSIGHFEDRFDTKTLDMTYPAETGAAAMDGALDRLCDRAEAAVRGGYNIIVLTDRAVGPDRIPIPALLATASVHNYLIRKGLRTSVGLVVESGEPREVHHFACLAGYGAEAVNPYLAFETLLDMKDEFPPDLTDDEIIYRYIKAIDKGLLKVMSKMGISTYQSYCGAQIFDAVGLNSTFVGRDFFGTATTIEGVGMAEIAEETARRHRDAFGDAPVYRNALDVGGEYAYRLRGETHTWTPDTVATLQHAVRLNVPERYREYAELVNRQEHQLKTLRGLFRIKSATEIGRAPVPLDAVEPASEIVKRFATGAMSYGSISKEAHETLAIALNSFGGRSNSGEGGEEVERFKPLPDGRSRRSSIKQVASGRFGVTTEYLVNSDMMQIKVAQGAKPGEGGQLPGHKVDAKIAKVRYATPGVGLISPPPHHDIYSIEDLAQLIFDLKNVNPSADVSVKLVSEVGVGTVAAGVAKARADHITISGFDGGTGAAPLTSLKHAGGPWETGLAETQQTLVLNGLRGRVALQADGGIRTGRDVMIAALLGADQMGFSTAPLIAAGCIMMRKCHLNTCPVGVATQDPVLRKRFKGTPEHVVNYFFFVAEEVREILASLGFTKLEEAVGRSDVLDKVEAIAHWKARGLDFTKLFHRPKVAEGTAIRHVEVQHHPIDTVLDRRLIEKAQRAIETGEPVVITDTIRNSDRAAGAMLSGAVAKAHGHEGLPDDTIVVRLAGTAGQSFGAWVAAGVTVELTGHGNDYVGKGLSGGKLIIRPSDALKSPQDRTIMVGNTVLYGAIAGECYIRGSAGERFAVRNSGAITVVEGMGDHGCEYMTGGVVVSIGETGRNFAAGMSGGIAYVLDEDGSFSARCNLSMVDLEPVEEEDDLMRRFHQDGDLETKGRVDILADMSGHDEERLTQLITNHLKYTGSPRAKAILDDWSGYRTKFVKVMPVEYRRALREMEMARMPVAAE, from the coding sequence ATGTCACAACGCAGACCCGCCGACGAATTTGCTGCGTCCACGGCCCAGGCTGCCGCCCCCCGCGGCGGCGCCATGCCGCTCATCGTGCGCGACCCCGCCCTTCCGAAAGCCCAGGGTTCCTACGATCCGGCTCACGAGCGCGACGCCTGCGGCGTCGGCTTCATCGCCGACATGCACGACCGCCGCACCCACGCGATCGTCGAGCAGGGTCTGAAGATCCTCGAGAACCTCGATCACCGCGGCGCGGTGGGCGCCGATCCCAAGATGGGTGACGGCTGCGGCATCCTCACGCAGATCCCGCACGGCTTCTTCGCGGAGGAGTGCTCGCGTCTCGGCTTCGAGCTTCCGCCCGCGGGCTCGTACGCCATCGGGCAGTTCTTCATGCCGAAGGCGGAGGAGCCTCGGGCGATCATCCAGGAGATCGTCGAATCGGCCCTGGCCGCCGAGGGCCTTCCGCTCCTCGGCTGGCGCGACGTGCCGGTGGACCCGGAGGATCTCGGCGACGCCGTGAAGGCCACCGAACCGCATCACCGTCAGGTGTTCATCGGCCGGCCCGCCTCGGTCACCGACCAGGACGCGTTCGAGCGCCGGGTCTACGTCGCCCGCAAGGTGATCTCCAACAAGGTCTACGGCCTCGACGACCCGCGGGTGAAGGAGTTCTACCCGGTCTCCGTGTCGACCCGGACCATCGTCTACAAGGGCATGGTGCTTGTCACGCAGCTCGGCGGCTACTTCCTCGACCTGAAGGACGACCGTTTCGTCTCGGCGATCGCCCTCGTTCACCAGCGCTTCGCCACCAACACGTTCCCGACGTGGCGGCTCTCGCACCCGTACCGGATGGTCGCGCATAACGGCGAGATCAACACGCTGCGCGGCAACGTCAACTGGATGGCGGCCCGCCAGGCGAGTGTCGATTCCGACCTGTTCGGCAACGACATCTCGAAGCTGTGGCCGATCTCCTACGAGGGCCAGTCCGACACCGCCTGCTTCGACAACGCCCTCGAGTTCCTCGTGCAGGGCGGCTACCCGCTCGCCCACGCGATGATGATGCTCATCCCGGAGGCCTGGGCCGGCAACCCGCTGATGAGCGAGGAGCGGCGCGCCTTCTACGAGTACCACGCCGCCCTGATGGAGCCGTGGGACGGCCCGGCCGCCGTGGCCTTCACGGACGGCCGCCAGATCGGCGCCACCCTCGACCGCAACGGCCTGCGCCCGGCCCGCTACATCGTGACCGACGACGGCCTCGTGGTGCTGGCCTCCGAGATGGGCACCCTGCCGATCCCGGACGAGAAGATCGTGCAGTCCTGGCGCCTCCAGCCGGGCCGCATGCTGCTGATCGACCTCCAGAAGGGTCGCATCGTCTCCGACGAGGAGATCAAGGGCGAGCTGGCCGCCGCGCACCCCTACGCCGACTGGGTGAAGAACACCCAGATCGTGCTGGAGGATCTGCGCCCGGTGCAGCCGCGCGAGTCGCGGGGCGACGTCAGCCTGCTCGATCGCCAGCAGGCCTTCGGCTACACGCAGGAAGACCTCAAGCTGCTCATGCAGCCCATGGCCGTCACCGGCCAGGAGGCGGTCGGCTCGATGGGCACGGACACGCCGCTCTCGGCGCTCTCCGAGAAGTCGAAGCTCCTCTACACCTACTTCAAGCAGAACTTCGCGCAGGTCACGAACCCGCCGATCGACCCGATCCGCGAGGAGGCCGTCATGAGCCTCGTCTCGTTCATCGGGCCGCGGCCGAACCTGCTCGACATGGAGGGCGCGTCCCGGCGCAAGCGCCTGGAGGTCCGCCAGCCGATCCTGACCAACGCGGATCTGGAGAAGATCCGCTCGATCGGGCATTTCGAGGACCGGTTCGACACCAAGACACTCGACATGACCTACCCGGCCGAGACCGGCGCGGCGGCCATGGACGGGGCGCTCGACCGGCTCTGCGACCGCGCCGAGGCGGCGGTGCGCGGCGGCTACAACATCATCGTGCTCACCGACCGGGCGGTCGGGCCGGACCGGATCCCGATCCCGGCGCTGCTGGCCACGGCCTCCGTGCACAACTACCTGATCCGCAAGGGACTTCGGACCTCGGTCGGCCTCGTGGTCGAGTCCGGCGAGCCGCGCGAGGTGCACCACTTCGCGTGCCTCGCCGGCTACGGCGCCGAGGCGGTCAATCCGTACCTCGCCTTCGAGACGCTGCTCGACATGAAGGACGAGTTCCCGCCGGACCTCACCGACGACGAGATCATCTACCGCTACATCAAGGCGATCGATAAGGGCCTGCTGAAGGTGATGTCCAAGATGGGCATCTCCACCTACCAGTCCTACTGCGGCGCGCAGATCTTCGACGCGGTCGGCCTGAACTCGACCTTCGTCGGCCGCGACTTCTTCGGCACGGCCACGACCATCGAGGGCGTCGGCATGGCGGAGATCGCGGAGGAGACCGCGCGCCGTCACCGCGACGCCTTCGGTGACGCGCCGGTCTACCGCAACGCCCTCGATGTCGGCGGCGAGTACGCCTACCGCCTGCGCGGCGAGACCCACACCTGGACGCCCGACACGGTGGCGACGCTGCAGCACGCCGTGCGCCTCAACGTGCCCGAGCGCTACCGGGAATATGCCGAGCTGGTGAACCGCCAGGAGCACCAGCTGAAGACGCTGCGCGGCCTGTTCCGAATCAAGTCCGCCACCGAGATCGGCCGCGCGCCGGTCCCGCTGGACGCGGTCGAGCCGGCCTCCGAGATCGTCAAGCGCTTCGCCACGGGCGCCATGTCGTACGGCTCTATCTCCAAGGAGGCGCACGAGACGCTCGCCATCGCGCTCAACTCCTTCGGCGGCCGCTCGAACTCGGGCGAGGGCGGCGAGGAGGTCGAGCGGTTCAAGCCCCTGCCGGACGGGCGCTCGCGCCGGTCGTCGATCAAGCAGGTCGCCTCCGGGCGGTTCGGCGTCACGACGGAATACCTCGTCAATTCCGACATGATGCAGATCAAGGTCGCGCAGGGCGCCAAGCCCGGCGAGGGCGGTCAGCTGCCCGGCCACAAGGTGGACGCCAAGATCGCCAAGGTCCGCTACGCGACCCCGGGCGTCGGCCTGATCTCCCCGCCGCCGCACCACGACATCTACTCGATCGAGGATCTGGCCCAGCTGATCTTCGACCTGAAGAACGTGAACCCGTCGGCGGACGTGTCGGTGAAGCTCGTCTCCGAGGTCGGCGTCGGCACGGTCGCGGCCGGCGTCGCCAAGGCGCGCGCCGACCACATCACGATCTCCGGCTTCGACGGCGGCACCGGCGCGGCGCCGCTGACCTCCCTCAAGCACGCGGGCGGTCCCTGGGAGACCGGGCTGGCTGAGACCCAGCAGACACTGGTGCTCAACGGCCTGCGCGGCCGCGTCGCCCTCCAGGCCGACGGCGGCATCCGGACCGGGCGCGACGTGATGATCGCGGCGCTGCTCGGCGCCGACCAGATGGGCTTCTCGACGGCGCCGCTGATCGCCGCCGGCTGCATCATGATGCGCAAGTGCCACCTAAACACCTGCCCGGTGGGCGTCGCCACCCAGGATCCGGTGCTGCGCAAGCGCTTCAAGGGCACGCCCGAGCACGTGGTGAACTACTTCTTCTTCGTGGCCGAGGAGGTGCGGGAGATCCTGGCGTCGCTCGGCTTCACGAAGCTGGAGGAGGCGGTCGGCCGCTCCGACGTCCTCGACAAGGTCGAGGCCATCGCCCACTGGAAGGCGCGCGGGCTCGACTTCACGAAGCTGTTCCACCGGCCCAAGGTGGCCGAGGGCACGGCGATCCGCCACGTGGAGGTGCAGCACCACCCGATCGACACGGTCCTCGACCGGCGCCTGATCGAGAAGGCGCAGCGCGCCATCGAGACCGGCGAGCCGGTGGTGATCACCGACACCATCCGGAACTCGGACCGGGCCGCGGGCGCGATGCTCTCCGGCGCGGTGGCGAAGGCGCACGGCCACGAGGGCCTGCCCGACGACACGATCGTGGTGAGGCTCGCCGGCACGGCAGGCCAGAGCTTCGGCGCGTGGGTCGCTGCCGGCGTGACCGTCGAGCTGACCGGTCACGGCAACGACTACGTCGGCAAGGGCCTGTCGGGCGGCAAGCTGATCATCCGGCCGAGCGACGCGCTGAAGTCGCCGCAGGACCGGACCATCATGGTCGGCAACACCGTGCTGTACGGGGCGATCGCCGGCGAGTGCTACATCCGCGGCTCCGCGGGCGAGCGCTTCGCGGTGCGCAATTCGGGCGCCATCACGGTGGTCGAGGGCATGGGCGATCACGGCTGCGAGTACATGACCGGCGGCGTGGTCGTGTCGATCGGCGAGACCGGGCGCAACTTCGCGGCCGGCATGTCCGGCGGCATCGCCTACGTGCTCGACGAGGACGGCTCGTTCTCGGCGCGCTGCAACCTGTCGATGGTCGACTTGGAGCC
- the ctaD gene encoding cytochrome c oxidase subunit I translates to MATAAAHAEAHEVHDHKPSFFARWFLSTNHKDIGTLYLLFAFCAGMIGAFLSFGIRMEMEAPGLQYFSNPATYNVFVTGHGLIMVFFMVMPALIGGFGNWFVPLMIGAPDMAFPRMNNISFWLTVAGFCSLLCSLFVEGAPGASGAGTGWTVYPPLSTAGHPGPAVDFAIFALHLSGAGSILGAINFITTILNMRAPGMTLHKMPLFAWAELVTAFLLLLSLPVLAGAITMLLTDRNFGTTFFDPAGGGDPILYQHLFWFFGHPEVYIMILPAFGIVSHIIATFSRKPVFGYLAMAYAMVAIGVVGFVVWAHHMYTVGLSLQTQSYFVFATMVIAVPTGVKIFSWIATMWGGSIRFTAAMHWAVGFIFLFTVGGVTGVVLANSAVDKYLHDTYYVVAHFHYVLSLGAVFIIFAGIYYWFPKMTGHIIPEWAGKLHFWLAFIGANILFFPMHFLGLAGMPRRYADYPDAFAQWHKVSTYGGHIFGLGMFVFVIGVVLAFRSKERAADNPWGEGATTLEWTLSSPPPFHQFETLPRIVDEPGAH, encoded by the coding sequence ATGGCTACAGCCGCAGCCCATGCAGAGGCCCACGAGGTCCACGACCATAAGCCGTCGTTCTTCGCCCGCTGGTTCCTGTCGACGAACCACAAGGACATCGGCACGCTCTACCTGCTCTTCGCCTTCTGCGCCGGCATGATCGGCGCGTTCCTCTCCTTCGGCATCCGGATGGAGATGGAGGCGCCCGGCCTGCAGTACTTCTCGAATCCCGCGACCTACAACGTCTTCGTCACGGGCCACGGGCTCATCATGGTGTTCTTCATGGTGATGCCGGCGCTGATCGGCGGCTTCGGCAACTGGTTCGTGCCCCTCATGATCGGCGCGCCCGACATGGCGTTCCCGCGCATGAACAACATCTCGTTCTGGCTCACGGTCGCGGGTTTCTGCTCGCTGCTCTGCTCGCTGTTCGTCGAGGGCGCTCCCGGCGCGTCCGGCGCCGGCACCGGCTGGACCGTCTACCCGCCGCTCTCGACCGCCGGCCATCCCGGCCCGGCCGTCGACTTCGCCATCTTCGCCCTGCACCTGTCGGGCGCGGGCTCGATCCTCGGCGCGATCAACTTCATCACGACCATCCTGAACATGCGCGCCCCGGGCATGACGCTGCACAAGATGCCGCTCTTCGCCTGGGCCGAGCTGGTGACCGCGTTCCTCCTGCTGCTGTCGCTGCCGGTGCTCGCGGGCGCCATCACGATGCTGCTGACCGACCGCAATTTCGGAACGACCTTCTTCGATCCGGCCGGCGGCGGTGACCCGATCCTGTACCAGCACCTGTTCTGGTTCTTCGGTCACCCCGAAGTGTACATCATGATCCTGCCGGCCTTCGGCATCGTGTCGCACATCATCGCTACCTTCTCGCGCAAGCCGGTCTTCGGCTACCTCGCGATGGCCTACGCCATGGTGGCGATCGGCGTGGTCGGCTTCGTCGTGTGGGCCCACCACATGTACACCGTCGGTCTGTCGCTGCAGACGCAGTCCTACTTCGTGTTCGCCACGATGGTGATCGCCGTCCCGACCGGCGTGAAGATCTTCTCGTGGATCGCCACCATGTGGGGCGGCTCCATCCGCTTCACCGCCGCGATGCACTGGGCGGTGGGCTTCATCTTCCTCTTCACGGTCGGCGGCGTCACCGGCGTCGTGCTCGCCAACTCGGCGGTCGATAAGTACCTGCACGACACCTATTATGTGGTGGCGCACTTCCACTACGTCCTGTCTCTCGGCGCCGTGTTCATCATCTTCGCCGGTATCTACTACTGGTTCCCGAAGATGACCGGCCACATCATCCCGGAATGGGCCGGCAAGCTGCACTTCTGGCTGGCCTTCATCGGCGCGAACATCCTGTTCTTCCCGATGCACTTCCTCGGACTGGCCGGCATGCCGCGCCGCTACGCCGACTACCCGGACGCCTTCGCCCAGTGGCACAAGGTGTCGACCTACGGCGGCCACATCTTCGGTCTCGGCATGTTCGTGTTCGTGATCGGCGTGGTCCTGGCCTTCCGCTCGAAGGAGCGGGCCGCGGACAACCCGTGGGGTGAAGGCGCCACCACCCTCGAGTGGACGCTCTCCTCGCCGCCCCCGTTCCACCAGTTCGAGACGCTGCCCCGCATCGTCGACGAGCCCGGCGCGCACTGA
- the fdhD gene encoding formate dehydrogenase accessory sulfurtransferase FdhD, with translation MSTQTGSLTSGPLPCAVPAPMQVMPYAASAPRSGTRPLAVEAPVNLVYGSVPHAVMMATPADLEDFAYGFSLTEGIVDSAEEIRATRVEAGPDGLRLHVDLAPGRLREHLARKRAISGRTGCGVCGIEDLAQLPRAGGRAASEVRVALSAIARALADLDSAQRLGAETRAVHAAAWARLDGGLAAVREDVGRHNALDKLIGALMRTDTAVDAGFLVITSRCSFEMVEKAARLGAAVIVAISAPTSLALERARSYGMTLCAIARADTVTVFTGAERLTDGA, from the coding sequence ATGTCCACGCAAACCGGCAGCCTCACGTCCGGTCCTCTGCCCTGCGCGGTGCCGGCGCCGATGCAGGTGATGCCCTATGCGGCTTCGGCGCCGAGATCGGGCACGCGGCCGCTCGCCGTCGAAGCGCCGGTCAACCTCGTCTACGGCAGCGTGCCGCACGCCGTGATGATGGCGACGCCCGCCGACCTCGAGGATTTCGCCTACGGGTTCAGCCTGACGGAGGGCATCGTGGACAGCGCGGAGGAGATCCGCGCGACCCGGGTGGAGGCCGGGCCGGACGGACTTCGCCTCCACGTCGATCTCGCGCCGGGACGGCTCCGCGAGCATCTGGCACGCAAGCGCGCCATCAGCGGCCGGACCGGCTGTGGGGTCTGCGGCATCGAGGATCTGGCGCAGCTGCCGCGGGCCGGAGGCCGGGCGGCCTCCGAGGTCCGGGTCGCGCTGTCGGCCATCGCGCGCGCCCTGGCGGACCTCGACAGCGCGCAGCGGCTCGGCGCGGAGACCCGCGCGGTCCACGCCGCGGCCTGGGCTCGCCTCGACGGCGGCCTCGCCGCGGTCCGCGAGGATGTCGGCCGCCACAACGCCCTGGACAAGCTGATCGGCGCCCTGATGCGGACGGACACGGCCGTGGATGCCGGGTTCCTGGTCATCACCAGCCGCTGCTCGTTCGAGATGGTCGAGAAGGCCGCGCGCCTCGGGGCGGCCGTCATCGTCGCCATCTCGGCGCCGACGTCCCTGGCCCTGGAGCGCGCCCGCTCCTACGGCATGACGCTCTGCGCCATCGCGCGGGCCGACACGGTCACGGTGTTCACGGGCGCCGAGCGGCTGACCGACGGCGCGTGA
- a CDS encoding heme o synthase: MTSLTNTIGPDVPGPALTTAGGDVPDYFALLKPRVMVLVIFTALVGMVVSQGHVQPAIGAISLLAIAVGAGASGCLNMWWDADIDAVMSRTATRPIPSGRITSEEALGFGLFLSVASVVVLGLAANLLAAALLAFTIVFYAVVYSMWLKRATAQNIVIGGAAGALPPVIGQAVVTGSIGIESLILFAIIFIWTPPHFWALALIKADEYARAGIPMMPNVAGPASTRRQIVWYSLLLAPLGLVPVALGFGGLVYAVVGLVGGLGMVAFSIRVLRNPEGDAERRAAMGMFGFSILYLFALFSALLAEQSFGLFRPVLG; this comes from the coding sequence ATGACGAGCCTGACGAACACGATCGGACCGGACGTTCCGGGTCCGGCCCTCACGACCGCCGGCGGCGACGTTCCGGACTACTTCGCCCTGCTGAAGCCCCGGGTGATGGTCCTCGTCATCTTCACCGCGCTGGTCGGCATGGTGGTCTCGCAGGGCCACGTGCAGCCGGCCATCGGCGCGATCTCGCTCCTCGCCATCGCGGTCGGAGCCGGGGCGTCCGGCTGCCTGAACATGTGGTGGGACGCCGACATCGATGCGGTCATGAGCCGGACCGCCACCCGGCCGATCCCGTCGGGCCGGATCACCTCGGAGGAGGCGCTGGGCTTCGGGCTGTTCCTGTCGGTCGCCTCGGTGGTCGTGCTCGGGCTCGCCGCCAATCTCCTGGCCGCCGCGCTCCTCGCCTTCACCATCGTGTTCTACGCGGTGGTGTACTCGATGTGGCTGAAGCGGGCGACCGCTCAGAATATCGTCATCGGCGGCGCCGCGGGCGCCCTGCCGCCGGTCATCGGCCAGGCGGTGGTGACCGGGTCGATCGGCATCGAGTCGCTGATCCTGTTCGCCATCATCTTCATCTGGACCCCGCCGCACTTCTGGGCGCTCGCCCTGATCAAGGCCGACGAGTACGCCCGCGCCGGCATCCCGATGATGCCCAACGTGGCCGGCCCGGCCTCCACCCGCCGCCAGATCGTGTGGTACTCGCTGCTCCTCGCGCCGCTCGGCCTCGTCCCGGTGGCGCTGGGCTTCGGCGGGCTCGTCTACGCTGTGGTCGGCCTGGTGGGCGGCCTCGGCATGGTGGCCTTCAGCATCCGGGTGCTTCGGAACCCGGAGGGCGATGCCGAGCGGCGCGCCGCCATGGGCATGTTCGGCTTCTCGATCCTCTACCTGTTCGCGCTGTTCTCGGCGCTCCTGGCCGAGCAGAGCTTCGGCCTGTTCCGCCCGGTCCTGGGTTGA